A window from Candidatus Bathyarchaeota archaeon encodes these proteins:
- a CDS encoding ABC transporter ATP-binding protein, whose protein sequence is MERYGKSLHLDKLRKEFGTLVAVNDLTLEVKSGEFVSLLGPSGCGKTTTLNMIAGLLTPTSGRIYVGDTDITDLPPIQRNVGLVFQNYAVFGHMTVYENLAFGLRVRKVPDEEIRREVMKVAEMLELTEILGVKAGRLRLDEMQRTALGRSMITKPAFFLLDEPLSNLDAGLRSTMRVELKRIQRELQQTIIYVTHDQIEAMAMADRIAVMNFGVLQQYGSREQLYNHPANKFVANFIGSPTMNFIDCTLIEKSGKSYLDASDFQVEATNLADTIRKHATGSELIMGIRPEDVYVSRQATGADSIQSEVFMVEPLGAKSIVTLSVGKILVKSIVPGTFKADLGERLWMNFNMDKLHVFDSKTEQAIF, encoded by the coding sequence ATGGAAAGGTATGGCAAGAGCCTCCATCTGGACAAGCTGAGGAAGGAGTTTGGAACACTCGTCGCTGTGAATGACCTGACCTTAGAAGTTAAGAGTGGAGAGTTCGTAAGCCTACTCGGCCCCTCAGGATGCGGTAAGACAACGACTCTTAACATGATAGCTGGACTTTTAACTCCTACGAGTGGAAGGATATATGTCGGAGACACCGATATAACCGATCTTCCTCCAATCCAGAGAAATGTAGGCTTAGTATTCCAGAACTACGCCGTCTTCGGCCACATGACTGTCTATGAGAATCTTGCCTTCGGCCTCAGGGTTAGGAAGGTTCCTGATGAGGAGATAAGGCGGGAGGTTATGAAGGTCGCTGAGATGCTTGAGCTCACAGAGATATTGGGTGTTAAGGCTGGTAGGCTAAGGTTGGATGAGATGCAGAGGACCGCCTTGGGCAGGTCGATGATAACGAAGCCAGCTTTCTTCCTGCTAGATGAGCCCCTGAGCAACCTAGACGCTGGTTTGAGGTCGACTATGAGGGTTGAATTAAAGAGGATACAGAGGGAGCTCCAGCAGACCATAATATATGTCACACACGACCAGATAGAAGCCATGGCTATGGCCGACAGAATAGCAGTTATGAACTTTGGAGTCTTACAACAGTACGGTTCAAGGGAGCAACTATACAACCATCCAGCGAACAAGTTTGTTGCAAACTTCATAGGCAGCCCAACAATGAACTTCATAGACTGCACCTTGATAGAGAAGAGTGGTAAATCCTACCTCGACGCCTCAGACTTCCAGGTTGAAGCAACCAATCTTGCAGATACGATAAGGAAACATGCAACTGGATCCGAGTTGATCATGGGGATAAGGCCTGAGGACGTTTATGTCAGTAGGCAGGCTACAGGAGCTGACTCTATCCAGAGCGAAGTGTTCATGGTTGAGCCTCTAGGAGCAAAGTCCATAGTAACCCTCTCAGTAGGCAAGATACTAGTGAAATCGATTGTTCCAGGAACATTCAAGGCAGATCTAGGTGAGAGGCTATGGATGAACTTCAACATGGATAAGCTGCATGTCTTCGATAGCAAGACTGAGCAGGCAATCTTCTAG
- a CDS encoding CBS domain-containing protein, which translates to MSKDEDILTAKDVMSRPVVTAREDESVVKVAQLMENHRIGGVIVVDERNNPVGIVTERDLATRVVAKNLQPANVKVSEVMSKPLAMIDGETSIREAARRMSKLEIRRLAVMSKGELVGIITSKDILNVTPALIDILWEKSRLTSEEPLRTQNRLAGYCDRCGIWSDGLMHYDGQYYCEDCIADIEEESKPH; encoded by the coding sequence ATGTCCAAGGATGAAGATATACTTACAGCAAAAGACGTAATGTCTAGACCAGTGGTCACGGCAAGGGAAGATGAGAGTGTCGTCAAGGTAGCTCAACTTATGGAGAATCATAGAATAGGCGGAGTCATAGTGGTCGATGAAAGAAACAATCCTGTAGGCATAGTGACTGAGAGGGACTTGGCTACTAGAGTTGTGGCTAAGAACCTCCAACCAGCGAATGTGAAAGTCTCTGAAGTGATGAGTAAGCCGCTAGCTATGATAGATGGTGAGACAAGTATAAGGGAAGCAGCGAGAAGGATGAGCAAGCTGGAGATCAGGAGACTTGCCGTTATGAGTAAAGGTGAATTGGTAGGTATAATCACAAGCAAAGACATTTTGAACGTCACCCCTGCACTCATAGATATTCTCTGGGAGAAGTCGAGACTCACATCTGAGGAGCCTCTCAGGACACAGAATAGGCTCGCCGGCTACTGCGATAGATGCGGTATCTGGTCAGATGGATTGATGCATTACGACGGCCAATATTACTGTGAAGATTGCATCGCAGACATCGAGGAGGAAAGTAAGCCACACTGA
- a CDS encoding dihydroorotase family protein: MIGMYLADLNIVNVKILVGDELIDGCISVEDGKILKIGKKPNIPRAEQTYDGNGLIAIPGLIDAHVHLRDLQLAYKEDFYTGTCAAAAGGFTTILDMPNTVPPTNTTSNLRLKIDSAKNKIVVNVGFHAGPAEDPVELQRMASAGIFSIKLYMNEASIGEVLYDSQNLTRMLREYASLKLPVTIHAEDGVEINKRMEKLKGKPLTIEEYSRIHSPEVELEAVMRILKSAEESGVKMHLCHLTLPSSLDAVRESRLRGVDVSCEVTPHHLFLTSRDLKKIGGWALSDPPLREPKEVQGLWDGISNLDSLIVASDHAPHSLMEKSASDMREVKPGIPGLETTLPLLLGKVNSGDLSLRRLIEVLAEKPAEIFGLKGKGRLSEGLDADIVLIDLEREHVVNLDVFHSKAKYSPFIGWRCKGDVSKVFLGGRLIFDEGEILAPPGSGSILECRPE, translated from the coding sequence ATGATCGGAATGTATCTTGCAGATCTAAACATTGTAAATGTCAAAATATTAGTCGGTGATGAACTTATAGATGGATGCATAAGTGTCGAGGATGGAAAGATCCTTAAGATAGGTAAGAAGCCGAATATTCCAAGAGCTGAGCAGACCTATGATGGGAACGGTCTCATAGCTATCCCAGGCCTGATCGATGCACATGTTCACCTGAGGGACCTGCAACTCGCATATAAGGAAGACTTCTACACAGGCACATGCGCAGCCGCTGCAGGCGGTTTCACCACCATACTAGATATGCCGAACACTGTTCCCCCAACCAACACCACATCGAACCTTAGGTTGAAGATAGATTCGGCAAAAAACAAGATAGTGGTCAACGTTGGATTTCACGCAGGACCAGCTGAAGATCCTGTGGAGCTTCAAAGAATGGCATCAGCGGGAATATTCTCAATCAAACTTTACATGAATGAGGCAAGTATAGGTGAAGTTCTTTACGATTCTCAGAATCTTACAAGAATGTTGAGGGAGTACGCCTCATTGAAGTTACCTGTAACGATACACGCTGAGGATGGTGTGGAGATAAATAAGAGGATGGAGAAGTTGAAGGGTAAACCATTGACTATAGAAGAATATTCTCGTATTCATAGTCCAGAGGTTGAGTTGGAGGCTGTGATGAGAATCCTGAAGTCAGCAGAGGAGTCAGGCGTAAAGATGCATCTATGCCATTTAACCCTACCCTCCAGTCTTGATGCTGTCCGAGAGTCAAGGTTAAGGGGAGTCGATGTCTCATGTGAGGTAACTCCCCACCACCTATTCTTAACCAGCAGGGACCTTAAGAAGATAGGAGGTTGGGCCCTATCAGACCCACCCTTAAGGGAGCCCAAGGAGGTCCAGGGCCTATGGGATGGCATATCCAACCTAGACTCTCTCATAGTTGCAAGCGACCATGCACCCCATAGTCTAATGGAGAAGAGTGCATCAGACATGAGGGAGGTCAAGCCTGGGATCCCAGGATTGGAGACCACCCTTCCACTCCTACTCGGTAAGGTGAATAGTGGAGATTTATCCCTAAGAAGGCTCATCGAGGTCTTGGCTGAGAAACCGGCTGAGATCTTCGGTTTGAAAGGTAAAGGCAGATTATCTGAAGGTTTAGACGCCGACATAGTTCTCATAGACCTTGAGAGAGAGCATGTTGTAAACCTTGATGTCTTTCACAGCAAAGCCAAATATTCACCGTTCATAGGTTGGAGGTGTAAGGGTGATGTTTCGAAAGTATTCTTGGGTGGCCGCCTCATATTCGATGAAGGTGAAATCTTAGCACCTCCAGGATCAGGCAGTATCTTAGAGTGTAGACCGGAATGA
- the radA gene encoding DNA repair and recombination protein RadA, protein MPPKKGSGEPYQEPKKRPETIEDLGGVGPATAEKLRELGYHTIESLATATINELVPAGISEKQAAKIISQARESISIEFIHADELVKMRQNVARLTTGSKTIDDLLGGGLETQTITEFYGQYGVGKSILCHQLCVNVQLPVESGGLEGGALYIDTEQTFRPEWIVRISKHLGLDPDKVAQNIIYSEAYNSDHQILLLDKADQIIKENNIRLIIVDSLTAHFRSEYLGREMLAERQQKLNKHMHRLTRLARVFNTVAVVTNQVMARPDAFFTIAVEAAGGHIVAHTCLHPDTLVQLADGSIEKISRVHNPSKLMSVDLKKTLQTERGRCDGVWETELPEILRINAGFEVRASPNHRFFKLHDIDVIEVHAKDLKVGDYVACIRKMEIEGTPQRILKHEQNTCIPTELSPDLSQILGYILGCGNIIGGDIVLFDKNLSVIEFYRRKVSETFNLNCRISRRRRGKYWLRIESGEATDLLKKLSCEWNKIIPKSPRECVASFIKGFADARGYVSNSLRLIHREKNILEILQLLMLRFTVKSTIHRIKDAWSLHISEAVSLINFIENIGLTDKDKIRRLVLKTKNIKIKSDVIPVSAEILRGLARYFGVTPCELPKPIGNRFMGRLQLAEYVRTIKSSPNWDRAPREVVDKVMKLERLVESPLGWEKVKSIVREPSDSPVYDISVSPHANFIANGLLVHNSHTRVFLRRTANSPIRIARLVSSPYLPEGERLFKITENGIEDVDEKEYSGRR, encoded by the coding sequence ATGCCCCCAAAGAAGGGTTCAGGGGAACCTTACCAAGAGCCTAAGAAGAGACCTGAAACCATAGAGGACCTCGGAGGCGTCGGACCTGCTACAGCTGAGAAGCTGAGGGAGCTCGGATACCATACAATCGAATCCCTAGCAACAGCAACAATAAACGAGCTTGTTCCTGCAGGAATCAGTGAGAAGCAGGCTGCGAAGATAATATCCCAAGCAAGGGAGAGCATCTCCATAGAGTTCATCCATGCAGATGAATTAGTTAAAATGAGGCAGAACGTAGCCAGACTGACAACTGGCAGCAAGACTATAGATGACCTCTTAGGCGGAGGGCTTGAGACACAGACAATAACCGAGTTTTACGGACAGTATGGGGTTGGAAAATCCATCCTCTGTCACCAACTATGCGTGAATGTCCAACTTCCTGTGGAGAGTGGAGGGCTTGAAGGTGGAGCCCTATATATTGACACTGAACAGACCTTCAGGCCTGAATGGATAGTGAGAATATCGAAACATCTTGGCTTAGACCCTGACAAGGTCGCCCAGAACATCATATACTCAGAAGCCTACAACAGCGACCATCAGATACTCCTCCTGGATAAGGCAGACCAAATCATCAAGGAGAACAATATCAGGCTGATCATAGTCGACTCCTTAACAGCGCATTTCAGAAGCGAATATCTGGGGAGGGAGATGCTTGCTGAGAGACAGCAAAAACTCAACAAACATATGCATAGATTGACCAGGTTGGCTAGGGTATTCAATACGGTAGCTGTTGTTACAAATCAAGTTATGGCCAGGCCAGATGCTTTCTTTACAATAGCGGTTGAAGCAGCTGGAGGTCACATAGTTGCACATACATGCCTCCACCCAGACACCCTAGTCCAGCTGGCCGACGGATCTATTGAGAAGATCAGTAGAGTCCACAACCCCTCAAAATTGATGTCAGTCGACCTGAAGAAGACCCTCCAGACTGAAAGAGGAAGATGTGATGGCGTATGGGAGACCGAATTGCCTGAGATCCTCCGGATCAACGCTGGCTTCGAAGTCAGGGCTTCACCGAACCATAGATTCTTCAAACTGCATGATATAGACGTGATTGAGGTTCATGCCAAAGACCTTAAAGTCGGGGACTACGTTGCATGCATCAGGAAGATGGAGATTGAAGGGACCCCGCAAAGAATTTTGAAGCATGAACAAAACACCTGCATCCCCACAGAGTTGAGCCCCGACCTGTCACAGATACTGGGCTACATCTTAGGATGTGGAAATATAATTGGAGGCGACATCGTCCTATTTGATAAAAACCTGTCGGTGATAGAGTTTTACAGAAGAAAGGTCTCTGAGACTTTCAACCTCAACTGCAGAATATCTAGGCGTCGGAGGGGAAAATATTGGCTGAGAATAGAATCCGGGGAGGCCACAGATCTACTCAAGAAATTATCATGCGAATGGAACAAAATCATACCAAAATCGCCTAGGGAATGCGTCGCATCGTTCATAAAGGGTTTCGCAGATGCTAGGGGATACGTCTCTAACAGTCTACGTCTGATTCATAGGGAGAAGAATATTCTGGAGATTCTACAACTACTCATGTTGAGATTTACGGTCAAATCGACGATTCATAGAATTAAGGACGCATGGTCATTACATATCTCTGAAGCAGTATCTTTAATCAACTTTATCGAAAACATCGGATTGACTGATAAAGATAAGATCAGGAGACTCGTCTTGAAGACAAAAAATATTAAAATAAAGAGTGACGTAATACCTGTCAGCGCAGAAATCTTGCGGGGACTAGCAAGATATTTCGGCGTAACACCTTGTGAACTCCCTAAACCCATTGGAAACCGATTTATGGGGAGGCTCCAGCTAGCTGAATATGTGAGAACGATCAAGAGCAGTCCAAATTGGGATAGGGCTCCTCGTGAAGTTGTTGATAAGGTTATGAAGCTGGAGAGGCTGGTTGAGTCACCTCTGGGATGGGAGAAAGTCAAGTCGATAGTTCGCGAACCATCCGACTCACCCGTATACGACATCTCAGTATCACCACACGCCAACTTCATAGCCAACGGTCTACTGGTCCATAACAGTCACACCAGAGTGTTTCTTAGGCGTACAGCCAACAGTCCAATACGTATAGCTAGACTGGTGTCAAGCCCATACTTACCGGAGGGTGAGAGACTCTTCAAGATCACAGAGAATGGAATAGAAGATGTTGATGAGAAGGAGTATTCTGGAAGAAGATGA
- a CDS encoding ABC transporter ATP-binding protein, translating to MVAVRVENLTKKYGETTAINNLNFEVDDGEFFVMLGRPGAGKTTTLRTIAGLERPDQGKIYIKDRLVNDVLPSERNIAMIFQNLALYPAWTVYDNMAFTLKIHKLPKDEIDKRVRDVARTLKIEYLLNRTPATLSGGERQRVAIGRALVRNPSVFLMDEPLGPLDALLRLNMRTELKRLNAELGQAIIYATPDQLEAMSMGDRIAIIHQGTIHQIGDPETVYNNPVNRLVANMIGSPSMNFIDASFEEHEETATLNCGPFKIDVSRFKSTILKEATGTELVFGIRPEHIKVNHEKISPDSVEGTVIMEEPLGSETILHVNVDGRTVKAIVPPTFTTIFGEKVWLNFDMSRMHVIDRKTEKVII from the coding sequence ATGGTGGCTGTAAGGGTTGAGAATTTAACAAAGAAATATGGAGAGACCACCGCTATTAACAACCTAAACTTCGAAGTTGACGATGGAGAATTCTTTGTGATGCTCGGCAGGCCTGGAGCAGGTAAGACAACGACCTTGAGAACGATAGCTGGGTTGGAGAGGCCTGACCAAGGTAAGATCTACATTAAAGACAGACTTGTAAACGATGTCTTGCCGAGTGAAAGAAACATAGCTATGATATTCCAGAACCTAGCATTATACCCAGCATGGACCGTATATGATAATATGGCCTTCACCCTCAAGATACATAAACTTCCTAAGGACGAGATCGATAAGAGAGTTAGGGACGTTGCCAGAACACTTAAGATTGAATATCTTCTAAATAGAACCCCAGCCACCCTCAGTGGTGGTGAGAGGCAGAGGGTAGCGATTGGGAGAGCTCTTGTTAGAAATCCCAGCGTCTTCCTGATGGATGAGCCCCTAGGCCCCTTAGACGCCCTCCTAAGATTGAACATGAGAACTGAGCTGAAGAGGTTGAACGCCGAGTTAGGCCAAGCCATAATCTACGCAACACCAGACCAGCTCGAAGCAATGAGTATGGGCGACCGAATAGCCATAATACATCAGGGGACGATACATCAGATCGGAGATCCTGAGACGGTATATAATAATCCGGTGAACCGGCTTGTGGCAAATATGATAGGAAGCCCATCAATGAACTTCATAGACGCATCCTTTGAAGAACATGAAGAAACTGCCACACTCAACTGCGGCCCCTTCAAGATTGACGTTTCAAGGTTTAAGTCAACGATACTTAAGGAGGCAACAGGCACCGAACTGGTATTCGGAATAAGACCTGAACATATAAAGGTCAACCATGAAAAGATTTCACCAGACTCTGTTGAGGGCACAGTGATTATGGAGGAGCCTCTAGGCTCAGAGACCATACTGCATGTAAACGTGGACGGTAGGACTGTTAAGGCCATAGTTCCACCGACATTCACAACGATATTTGGAGAGAAAGTCTGGCTCAACTTCGACATGTCGAGAATGCATGTAATAGACCGTAAAACAGAGAAAGTCATAATTTAA
- a CDS encoding NFACT family protein, with product MKDVTTSVDIALIIPELTEKIVGKRIDNIYHILPETFIFRLRPGDLRLLIEVERRIHLTQYDYPTPQKPSNICMALRKHLVGGVIENIQQYEFERIIELKVSTGRGPLLLVAEVFRRGNLILVGPDKKIILSLRYAKMRDREVVRNVEYRPAPPSGLNPLKMDLQKLQNIREAGKKSILKTLTSLISIGPTYSMEILLRAGVNPETESAKVENSEILGVIESFKDLIRKIVEKDIEPRIIFDEDNIPIDVIPFPLKTYENKPFRKFISFNEAVDEYFSALTTTLEIEKAKSKRLDEESRLSRILREQDTQRRLLEETVKEDRARGELIYSNLHLIQEFIGDALKMRKAGLAIEEINENLIKKASSLNIVFKPKMENESFTFEIGGSHLKIMRNETPQQAAQRYYESAKKSSEKLKRLKESMRMVESKIKNLSSKVEAEELKVEVPKLRRVKAWYEKFSWFKSSDGILVISGKDASTNELLVRRYMEEGDIVMHAEIHGAPFTVIKAGGNFPPDSTLTEAAQVTASRSKAWSLGLAAVDVYWVKPEQVTSKAPSGEYLGRGQFMVTGKRNYIRGVELRMAIGLQKNGEEIRFIAGAPSAIKRHSETYVELVPGKTPAGKLARKIIEILKPDIIGRVSERTLKSMVEEVARLIPAGRADILSRGRIIS from the coding sequence ATGAAAGATGTTACGACGAGTGTAGACATAGCCCTCATCATCCCCGAACTGACTGAGAAGATAGTTGGGAAACGGATAGATAACATTTACCACATCCTTCCAGAAACTTTCATATTCCGCCTCAGACCTGGGGACCTGAGGCTTCTAATCGAAGTTGAGAGAAGGATACATCTAACCCAATATGACTATCCGACACCCCAGAAACCGAGCAACATATGCATGGCCCTGAGGAAACATCTCGTAGGCGGGGTTATAGAAAATATTCAACAGTACGAGTTTGAAAGAATAATCGAGTTAAAGGTCTCTACTGGAAGAGGACCTCTCCTACTTGTTGCTGAAGTCTTCAGAAGAGGCAACCTCATCCTTGTCGGGCCAGATAAAAAGATAATTCTGAGCCTAAGATATGCTAAGATGCGTGATAGAGAAGTTGTAAGAAATGTGGAATATCGCCCTGCACCCCCTAGCGGGTTGAACCCTCTGAAAATGGACCTACAAAAGTTGCAGAACATACGTGAAGCAGGAAAGAAATCCATACTGAAAACCCTAACCTCACTCATCTCAATAGGACCCACGTACAGCATGGAAATACTGCTCAGGGCCGGTGTCAATCCTGAAACAGAATCTGCAAAGGTCGAAAACAGTGAAATACTTGGAGTAATCGAATCCTTCAAAGACCTCATTAGAAAGATAGTGGAGAAAGATATCGAGCCCCGCATAATCTTCGACGAAGATAATATACCAATAGATGTGATACCTTTCCCATTGAAAACATATGAGAACAAACCTTTCAGAAAATTCATATCTTTCAATGAAGCTGTAGATGAATACTTCTCCGCCCTAACCACAACATTAGAAATTGAGAAGGCCAAATCAAAGAGGTTAGATGAAGAATCTCGACTCTCAAGGATCCTGCGTGAGCAGGATACTCAAAGGAGACTGTTGGAGGAGACCGTGAAAGAAGATAGGGCGAGAGGAGAACTGATATACTCTAATCTCCATCTGATACAAGAATTCATCGGCGATGCTCTCAAAATGAGGAAAGCCGGCTTGGCAATTGAAGAGATTAATGAGAACCTCATAAAAAAAGCTTCAAGCCTCAACATTGTTTTCAAGCCTAAGATGGAAAATGAAAGCTTCACCTTCGAGATAGGAGGGTCACATCTCAAGATAATGCGTAATGAGACCCCCCAACAAGCGGCCCAAAGATACTACGAGTCGGCCAAGAAGTCTTCAGAGAAACTCAAGAGACTCAAAGAATCCATGAGAATGGTTGAGTCGAAGATCAAAAATCTATCTTCTAAAGTTGAAGCTGAAGAGTTGAAGGTAGAAGTTCCCAAGTTAAGGAGGGTGAAGGCATGGTATGAAAAGTTTAGCTGGTTCAAGAGCTCAGACGGTATCTTAGTCATCTCCGGTAAGGATGCATCTACTAATGAGCTGCTTGTTAGGCGTTATATGGAGGAGGGTGACATAGTCATGCATGCTGAGATCCACGGGGCACCGTTCACAGTAATCAAGGCTGGAGGCAACTTTCCACCTGACTCTACCTTGACAGAGGCAGCTCAAGTAACAGCTTCAAGAAGCAAGGCCTGGTCTCTAGGCTTGGCTGCGGTAGATGTTTACTGGGTAAAACCCGAACAGGTGACTTCGAAGGCGCCGAGCGGAGAATATCTGGGAAGAGGGCAATTCATGGTGACTGGCAAGAGAAACTATATTCGTGGTGTTGAGTTGAGGATGGCTATAGGTCTCCAAAAAAATGGTGAGGAGATACGCTTCATTGCGGGGGCACCCTCGGCTATTAAGAGACATTCAGAAACATATGTTGAATTGGTTCCAGGTAAAACACCTGCTGGAAAACTTGCAAGAAAGATTATTGAAATATTGAAGCCGGATATAATTGGAAGGGTAAGCGAGAGAACCCTGAAATCTATGGTTGAGGAGGTGGCGAGGCTTATTCCTGCGGGAAGAGCCGACATACTCAGCAGAGGCAGAATAATCTCGTAA
- a CDS encoding TIGR00296 family protein has translation MSKNTGFEINLQLDEGRFLVEVSRRAITEYLKVRKIIQPPPETPSKLFMNSGVFVTLRNHATGELRGCIGFPEPTSRLIEATITSAIEAATGDPRFPPVTLEELDELTIEVSVLTPPQEIDASPEEIPKRIVIGVDGLIVSRGSKRGLLLPQVAVEWNWDQEEFLANCSMKAGLPPDGWLLKGTKVFKFQAEIFREKSPNGPVEKVSEEQRVT, from the coding sequence ATGAGCAAAAATACCGGTTTCGAGATTAACCTCCAACTTGATGAAGGTCGATTTCTCGTAGAAGTATCAAGGAGAGCAATAACGGAATATTTGAAGGTACGGAAGATCATACAGCCACCTCCGGAAACCCCGTCGAAACTCTTCATGAATAGTGGAGTATTCGTTACTCTACGCAACCACGCAACAGGTGAACTTAGAGGTTGCATAGGTTTTCCTGAGCCTACTAGCAGGCTGATTGAGGCGACGATAACGTCAGCCATAGAAGCTGCTACAGGTGATCCTAGATTCCCACCTGTGACATTGGAGGAGCTCGATGAGTTGACAATTGAAGTAAGTGTTCTCACACCGCCCCAAGAGATAGACGCTAGTCCAGAGGAGATTCCTAAAAGAATAGTTATAGGAGTAGACGGCCTCATAGTCTCCAGAGGCTCCAAGAGAGGTTTACTCCTCCCCCAAGTCGCTGTCGAATGGAACTGGGACCAAGAGGAGTTTCTGGCAAACTGCAGCATGAAAGCAGGTTTACCGCCAGACGGATGGTTGCTCAAGGGAACGAAGGTATTCAAATTTCAAGCTGAAATATTCAGGGAGAAGAGTCCCAACGGTCCGGTGGAGAAGGTTTCCGAAGAGCAAAGGGTAACATGA
- a CDS encoding glucose 1-dehydrogenase: protein MMRLRNKVVLITGAGRGIGRSIAKLFAQEGAKVVINYSKSESEAASLAKEIEETGGETLLVKADVSKSDQVKEMVKRVIDRFGRIDILVNNAGVLFPAGFLDSTEEMWNRTIDVNLKGAYLCSKEVAPIMLSQRKGKIINIASVCGLAQHSALGNTPYAVSKAGVIGLTRSLAVNLGPYINVNAIAPGVIDTEMVSFFTPERKRMIIEETLLKRVGRPEEVAKVALFLASEESDFITGEVITVSGGRGMR, encoded by the coding sequence ATTATGAGGTTGAGAAATAAGGTTGTACTTATCACAGGGGCAGGTAGAGGAATAGGTAGGTCCATCGCCAAACTTTTCGCACAGGAAGGTGCAAAGGTTGTGATAAACTATAGCAAGTCTGAGAGTGAAGCGGCAAGTCTCGCCAAGGAGATAGAAGAGACAGGTGGGGAGACTCTACTCGTCAAGGCGGATGTCTCTAAAAGTGATCAAGTAAAGGAGATGGTCAAGAGAGTAATCGACAGGTTCGGTAGGATAGACATTCTTGTGAACAATGCTGGAGTTCTTTTCCCAGCGGGCTTCTTAGACTCCACGGAGGAGATGTGGAATAGAACAATAGATGTTAATCTCAAAGGGGCCTACCTATGTTCGAAGGAGGTTGCGCCGATAATGTTGAGTCAGAGAAAAGGTAAAATAATTAACATAGCCTCAGTCTGCGGCCTAGCCCAACATTCAGCACTAGGCAATACTCCATACGCCGTTTCGAAAGCAGGTGTGATAGGTTTAACCAGGTCATTGGCAGTGAATCTAGGCCCCTACATAAACGTCAATGCTATAGCTCCTGGAGTAATTGATACGGAAATGGTTTCCTTCTTCACCCCTGAAAGAAAAAGAATGATCATTGAAGAGACTCTCCTAAAGAGGGTTGGGAGGCCTGAGGAGGTTGCTAAAGTTGCCTTGTTCCTCGCCTCAGAAGAGTCTGACTTCATAACAGGCGAGGTGATAACTGTCTCAGGTGGAAGAGGGATGAGGTAA
- a CDS encoding Mut7-C RNAse domain-containing protein: protein MRFLADGMLGNITRWLRLLGYDVKYEKLRNDDELLNESRMENRILLTADVELFRLARRRGLEAVLVKEHSTVEGLSRLSRKLNLQLTVNHERSRCPTCGSPIMRVEKGLVEGKVPDGTYNRYRRFWMCTSASCSKIYWRGSHWKKIKQTLEKAKKAK, encoded by the coding sequence ATGAGGTTCCTAGCCGACGGTATGCTTGGAAACATTACAAGGTGGCTCCGCCTCTTAGGATACGATGTAAAATATGAAAAGTTGAGGAATGATGATGAACTGTTGAATGAGTCCAGAATGGAGAACAGGATACTCTTAACTGCTGATGTTGAATTGTTCAGACTCGCTAGAAGGAGGGGGCTGGAAGCTGTTCTGGTCAAGGAACATTCCACAGTCGAGGGTCTATCAAGGCTCTCGAGGAAACTCAACCTCCAGTTGACGGTCAACCATGAAAGGTCTAGGTGTCCAACATGTGGGTCGCCTATAATGAGGGTTGAAAAGGGACTTGTTGAAGGTAAGGTTCCTGACGGAACCTACAATAGGTACAGAAGGTTTTGGATGTGCACATCAGCTTCATGTTCAAAGATTTACTGGCGTGGGAGCCATTGGAAAAAGATTAAGCAGACCTTGGAGAAAGCAAAGAAAGCAAAGTGA